The DNA segment ttagatatcattccttcacctgtaatgtatccacctttatctccagcaaaagcaacataacctcctctaatagatttaacgtcgtagagaagcttcatgtcgcccgtcatgtgcctggatgccccactatcaacaatccaatgactactgatagttcctcctgaagcaccctgcacatgaactcaaatgaattagttggagatggggacccaagccattgtggtcttgggtcttccattttcatcaatgacaataacttcttgtctttgatggttggtgaattgtgatggtccccctgattcaacaaccgtttttggtttccaagtctgtttggtttcaccagtgtttttctttaaaattttaacttcttgatgatttgaagttttagaattgtctggttttacaacaacagattgtttttgaaccacatcggttttaatcgctttttcaatctttttgacctgttgccttttctgtttcttttccctttcttttacaagtcggggatcttgttttgtggaaacagttggcttatggtcagttttgccacggggatcgtcaacctttcctttttgtttatgaagatatgggcagtttctaataatgtgcccaatggttccacattcaaaacatgatcttcgttctacaaaccccgaagaatcatgtgatcgtctagccgatgatgttgaactttgtgaacccgaggtactaggttttgaactgcttggttcatttcttttctcgacaatagctttcttgacaaaatctaagttagattgattttcaaacttttcaattttgtccgttcccgtcgatttcacaaagttaacctttttcttcttcttttggttcggcttcttgtcagcttgagccggtgctttacctttgggtttggtgtgattttgctgtgttggcactgttggtaatttcttgttaccaaattgttttcgaatttcagcctttggaataggaggacactgtgtaactgtaactttaggtcctgcctttcccaagaacttactcgtcgaattctcaaagactttacagattaaggattgattaacattcttaatgggaaaatctttgtctgagtaaattttatcatcaccaactagagtgtacagcaaattcacactctccggcttttctgcagatgaggactcagttgcaacagtcttagcgggttgaacagggggatcacatagaatgtgattctcaagaggtatgtcctcatttttggctaccgcatcagactttgctgggacagtatcgtcagattcatcatcagacgaatcagcatcctcaatcacaactggaggatcttgattctgttcagcactcacaaatgtatctgctgacacatctgaatctgaggatacttccttttggtatccgagtcctgcagcaaactccttaacatctagaggcacagaaggttcaaagaaaaccctgtcctcttcatcaggcatggcgtcataattatgtctcactggtggtggacacttcttgtagcctatgcatgtgacatctctcttttccttctgaacgtcaatgatgtgatctaacacatagctagaactcaaataactgtctagcttgagttggatcgcatcactttcggttttcacacaagccatttctttttgcatactctcaaggcgagatatatacaaattaatatcagtttgttttcttgaaaccattttggtcagttcagttttatccttctttaatgtttcaattactgacttaaattctttttcatggttttcataaaacatgttggcttctgtgcattttgagagatccacagtcaatttctgattgtggagaaaggtcacatcatatttttcttgcaaagcgtcatgcttactttgcaagtcactcaaattctcattcacagtagtatgtttgtcttgcaagtcaaacaaactagcttgtaaagcatcatgtttgccttgcaactcagacatacttttctccagatcagcacatctagcatgcaacctagcacattcatcacaattaacagcagtgggttcatcgacacatacctgacttgatgaaccgtcgacattagccataaaggctgaatggagagaagacgaagtataagcagcttgatccaccaaaatagatcttctttgagtttctactgcagcttcctccaaaagttcatcaatatctgcatcgattgctgcattcgatgtctcacccacataatcatcaccagaattggatgattcttcatcagcactcctgctataaccagaagagtcttcatcttcagacgattcaccaccactggcagaagattctctaccactggtgtgaaccaactctttcacaatttgagcaaaacatgctgtttcatcaggagcatcaccacccaactggattgaccagtcacaaccttcatccacctgaactgcaagtgctcggttggtttggttatttgcaggcaccaatgaacgctcagtgtttctgttctgattctgctggttgcctcggtttctgaagggattttgattcccgtgctgtgctggctttgtacattcccttttaaagtggccccgttcaccacagttgaagcacttaacagcctgcttatcgaacccatacttggtgtctcgcttactttccaagctggttctgccagtactttccatccaatcctttgctcttctcactgcactcgcaaaggcccacttgatatccatcaagtccatctcttccttatcaatctgcctgtaatcttcttgtgtcagattaatgtttccaatctgaccttctatcaacccacagtacgcgctcactacagtgttaagcagctccatgtgttccttagctacttctacactgattttagagaaacttgacgtgtcgagctgaaCGGTACtggactttgattgttgacctgcagatgatgttcctccataacacgcatattgtgattgttgagcaggaggaggaggaggtggttgtattggatttccatacagatctgtggttggaggcggctttacaggaacttgcactggattgccatacatatccgtgcttgtgacaaacgccgtttgaagtggagcatgtgaaccggcttttgcagatgaagaagtggaggtgccataatacatctctggattctgtggcactgcaactctctttgccttcaacgtttcttcctgatccttgttctccagaagctgcacgaaatcgttgatatttgtagttttcaacgttccgttgtacttcaagatttccaggaagttattccattgaggaggtaatgcatcggcaaacttctttaccacttctgttggagtcgttgtgacttcaaagttggtcagctcagtaagtagatgatagaaacggcttgtcatatctcccaaggactccttatccatacatgtgaagccatcgaattctttcttcagtagatctcgtcttagttgacgtgtggcttcattacctactcctcttgtcttcaatgcatcccacagcttcttcgtagtcttgaaactgacgaactgatgataaatatccttgctcagtgcttgagtgagaatagcgtatgctttcttttctaagtcatacgtcttcttttgatcatcaggaagatcggcaaatgtagctgtcgaagaagcagcaacctcgatagtttgatcgaattccgtaatgaaccgcaaccacaactctgtattttgaccaagaatgtatgtatggaaacgatcaacccatcctggatattcatgaagatgcatcaactttggaggcctgtttaaacttccggtttcactttcgcttagtagaagactttgaatactcggagtttgatttgaaacaaacgcccattgaccagctggagtggcatttgcttgtgaggatgtagatactggagattcggcccatgatggagattgactggtattcatgtattttccactgtctggagccggacttccccaccaactcggattcatctttaacaataaaaataaattctATGTCCAAGTCACGAAAGATGATGAGCACCCGAAAGATCACTCCCAGTCGAAGGACCCTGGTCgaaggatctgaaatcacagaaacttgttaacaacaaactgaccacaatcgaaagatctactattgttcgaaggatcaacagtactcgaaagattactgttgagtctcgaacaatgatttcgaaagattcaagagctcgaaggattctcctttgaaggatccttatctttcgagctaaatccctatctttcggacacttgtctttcgattagattcctttctcgaaggatatgattcagacttcgaaggatgggtcgaaggataacaatctttcgagccttccttgatcgacagatgtcgaaggatagtctttcgatgtcgaaagatatctttcgagaggttctgacacaaactgatctgatgtgaaaggttggtgaaaaggtgacaggttggtaagtcaactttcggcaagatGGTATGTGCAGGCTGACAACTTTCCCACCAAccaagattttgaaagataatttacccaaaaaggaaaacttaacccagaaaccggtgaccggaaccttaaccggaatattgccggaattcaccaaatcacttaaaaacaagttttcaagttacccaacccactttaaacactcccggttagtttagacacgtttttactcaaataAAATGCAAGAAactaagtaaaaacaggtgcaaaaaccaagtgtttcaacacaccaaaacttgtaaaaacccggttttaaacaaggtaaagagcgaggctctgataccacttgtaggtcccttttcgcggaggattacgaacctaaaccttgttatacaaacctgctagcgagtgcggaatccaagctagcaagcaaaccgagttagtagcaagtagagaaacaaacacacaagttcaccgattaacacaacttgtattaatgcaatgagggttcggttacaagctcaatgtttacagaaatgttctataaactctctaagtgtgtgagtgtttcggacaggatgctctcaactctctatctctcggtgtgactatctgtgtgcatctatcttctgtcctcaacactgcatgggtatatatacccatatacAGCAGGTCTCctcgaaggattcgatagatggtccgaaggatcatctttcggatacaatgctttcgaaggataagcagggacctcgaaggatcatccttcgaggaccatcagtcgaagcatatctttcgaggtgatcgaaggatctacattatccgtcgatcactcatccttcgagccagacaacTTTCTACAAGTTTACTtactgttgactgagtcaaaccaggaggacggttgacttggtcaacttacatgacttacaaggacatcgtttacattgtgaccgaaatacagacaaagtacagacgcAAGTGCACCAACAACTTGGTATATAGCTTCGGTTATAGCTTACTTCACCAAAAAATATTCTATTGTGATACGTagaaaaaaccataaaaacaagCATTCTCGGTTGTTGCATGCATGTGTAGATCAGTTAAACCGTTCTTATGGACCAACAATTTTACTAATATATATGAtaataacaaattttgtattAACTAAGAAAATTTGTAAATCATTTatgagaaaataaataaattattttaaatggTAAATTACACtattcgtcctttatgtttgtatcgaattgcaatggatgacctttaacttcaataattacagtcataatcctttatttggaaaaactCGTTACATCTTTCATCATTTAGCACTAACAaggttaaaattttaagttaactcaaaacatgtgccttgcacatgagggtagattagtaatttcactttttatgtttttataaaaccttaTCTCTTCTCTCAACCATCTCTTCCCCTCTTTCTCCTCAACCGACCTCCACCACCGCCATCATATCTagtcaccgccaccaccaccgtgaTCAGAATAAGAATCCCTCTTTCTCTTCACGAACACGAATCTCTTCCCAGAACCCGGAGACAACCTTTAAACCGAGCCGAAACTTCATGCTTCTAATCCAACTTGAATTGTCGGTAAAAGTCAACTCCCCTAAAGTCCCAACACCTTCGTTGAGAACAACTTGCAAGTCACCATTCAACAATAGTCTTTTTCCCTCACGTTCTTTAACAACATGGCTTTCGAATTCTTCTTCGGTCCAGCCTTCATCATCCTCGTTGTTGAAATCACCTTCTAGAACCACATTGTATAGTTTTATTGATGATTTGGGTCCTGATACAACATGACCCGTattatccgaaaatatccgaaaatttaatttttatttttttcggatatccgaatatccgaaaatatccgaagtatccgaaaaatatctgaagtatccgaaaaatatccgaagtatccgaaaaaatatccgaaatatccgaaaaaatatccgaaatatccgaaaaatatccgaagtatccgaaaaatatccgaaatatccgaaaaaatatccgaaatatccgaaaaacatccgaaatttatattcggatatccgaaactatctgAAAAATCTGGttccaaatattaaaaaataataaaaaaataaaaattaaataaaaaattggatattcggatatccgattagatatccgaacccgaatccgaaatttcggatatccgattttcggacggatatccgaaatttcggattcgggttcggatgtcaatatttcactatccgaaatttcggatatccgattttcggatatccgaaaaccggattatctgatcttgaacacccctagccAGAACCGAATAAGATATTTTTACACTAAGATGTTAAATATTTCAGGTTTTTTACCCTGACCATATTGATTCTGAATTCACCCCATATTAAAGCCGAGAATCAAACCAGGTATGCTTAATCGACTTGGTCTCACATCAAGTAGCCAGTATTCGGAGTGTATTATGTGATCCAACCCAAATCATGCTCAAACGTATTCTACTTGCTTCTACAATATCCTCAAAATTTCGAATATACAATCGAAAACAAAACTTGCAGTCATATGATTCACTCTATTGAGTTTAGTTAAGTTGGGATTTTTAGTACCTTGGAGAAATTGTCAAATAGCAAATGCTAATTCATGAACAACCTGCTTAATTGGGCTTGAAGCTTGAAGCTGCCGAACAAAAGGTGAAAGAGGCGTTGATTGAACACTTGATAAACTAGTGGACGAGGGGCATAAAGAATCATTTCGAATGCTTGATGAACTAATGGCCGACAAGGGGCATAAAGAATCATTTGGAATGGGCCTAAAACTTATGAAACACTAGTGCatctatattttaaaaaaaaatgagatATTAAACTCTCTTTGTTTAAACCTAAAAAAGTTGATATAATCATGCATGTTTGTAAAAGGAGGAATACCaacaatttttgtaattttcatgAGTTACTTTTACATAACACAGGTAAAAGTACAaactatttttgtaattttcatgAGATATTAAACTCTCTTTGAAGACTAGAGTTAACCCGTTTCAACCAGTGGCGGAGCTAGCCCAAAAACTCAGGGGtatctcaatttttttttttttttttttttggattagGGGTATCACTTAtataaaaaagataaaaattttatACTACATAGACGGAGTTGAAAGATATTTTTACACTATGAAAACGGAGTCGAGGGTAGCCCGGGCAACACCTTCTTACACATTGGCTCCGCCCCTGGTTCCAACCCGTATTAATTTTGAACCAAAACATGTTTGGTGCCGCACCAAGATGGTCCTTTTTTAAACGACACGCTCCACCAATCATCACGCCCGAGCCAACCTGCCATTTTTCTAGGTATAGACAAACCTTACCCCCATCGAGGAGGATAGAGAGATCGCTTCCACTGATAGTGTTAGATCAACAACCCTAGAAACCTTTCTATATGTACATCATGTATAATAATCTAAAGAACACAAGATGCATCTTCTGTAATAATAAAGAAAAATCCTCAAAATAAACTTCACCATAAAAGGTTTACGACATCACAAGATTCAAAAGTAAAATGTCCATGCAATACATAACAAAATGATGTCACGCTTCCACGGCTTCAATTCAGGATTAATAAACACACAATGTGAGGGGTCCGTGTGACGCTTTTTTTGCGATATCCATAAGTATCTTGACGTCGTCATCATCGGCGATCTCAACATATGCACGCTTATTTTGATCAGGAGATGAGGAGGGGAATTCGTAACACATCTTAAACTTGGATATCCTAAAGTAGGGTATATTAAACTTGTTTGCCACGCAACTCctcatctgagaacatgttaaattaaatggAAACTCTAAGACACGTCTCAACCCTGATGGCATAAACTCATCAAGTCCGTCAGATAGATGTTTTCTCCACCCCCCTCCGTTAAAAACAAACATTCTAACTTTTTGGACCTTTGAATCCATTGTCCTGAATATAAGAAGGAAAAAATAGTATAAATGGAAAAATTCGCATTTTAGTTGTTTAAACATCAAAGATCTAAAGCATATCTACAAATCTGGAAAATAATAAATTGTTTAAACAAATATATGTGTGCGTGTCGAAAGATCCGTAGTTGCAGCCTAGCGCACCAAATGCACGCCCCCTGAAAGGCGAACTTTCAGGCGCCTACTTTCAGGCTCTCAGGTGCTGCTTCAAGGCATTATCTGCCCAAATTCCAGCCAAAGATGGTAATAAAAAACACTAAATAAGGCTGGAGTCAAACTAAAACATCCTAAACAAGCCAAAAACATATCTAAAATCCCCTAAAAAGGTCAACCTAAATAAGCAAATGGAAACCTAAAACATCCTAAACTAGCCCTAAACAAGCCAAAAACATATCTAAAACCCCTAAAAATGATAATTTATACCATGCACCTTCAGTCTTTGacaacttaggggctgtttggtagcctcttaatggttccattTACATCTGAATGGGACAGGGTTAAGAGTGTTTGGTTTGTTAAGTGAACACCTCTTAATGATTCCATGGGCCTCTGAACGATTCAGTTTTAAAACATATCTGAATGAAAAGCAAAGACCTAAATACCCACAAATACCCACGTACGTAACACACGTTCCTTCCATCTATTCTTCTCTTCTGGCGACCACCATCCAAGCACATCAATTGCAGATTCCAAGCAAATCTTTGCTCACAACCAGGTAATCTTTCTTCGATCGctatgtgtgtgttttgatgtctgTTAATGATGTGTGTTATGGTTTTCTATGTTATGAGCAACTACGAACTCATGAATTAAATACGATAAGATGCGAATTTGATACTTACATATCGAAATTCAGGGAACTTTGTCACCAATTTGATGTttagggtttatgtttagggtgtatgtttagggtttatgtttagggtttatgtttagggCATGAATCAGTGACTGATGCATAGTGGCTTGAAGTGAGATGTCATACATGCGTAAGATACATATGTAATTCGAGATTTAATTCAGACACAATTATACATGCTTGGCTGATCACGTCGTAGCCCATGGGTTAGGTGGAACAGTAATATCTGGAAATCATTTACGCTCTCTCTTTCAGTCAGTACCAATATATTTCTAAAGTGTATATGCTTGTGCAATGTTTGTGTCAGTAGTTTGATTGTAAATATTTATCTAGCAATAGCTAGGTTTTGGGAGTTTAATTTGCAGTTAATAGAGTGTTTTGTTAGTGGAGGTTGGGTGAGTCAATATATGATGAGTCCTGTAGATAGTAAGTAAAAGACAGTTTGGATGGAAGTCTGTATGTGGGTGATAGTATTTACCGTATTAGGTTAGTCTATATGTTATCAGTGCACACAACTTTGGATGATTCGGCTTATCAGATcagaaggttaaagatgaaggaAACATGATAACTTCAAATTTGCCCTAGCATTAACTATTTTTTGTCTTTTAGTGTGAAGCGCGCATTTACCCAGGTCTGGTTTTAGCTAATGTTATCTTTAACAGATGATTAAAACCATTTGTATTATGTAAAAGATGCCTATATGTAGATGGAAAGAAATAGTAGCAGAAGGAGCTTCCAGTGTGCATTAAGTTTTTAAACTGAAGTAGTCTTTTGGTAAAAGTGCTTATAATTTTTATCTTTTTCAGTTATAAATATATCTAAAGTAAAACTTGCATTTTGTTATGTGTTTTATGCTTGATTACACATGTCATTTTATAGTTTGAACGTAGTGTACAGAACATCATATTTTTATGCATATTATGTGGAATACaactatttttttataattttatagtTCTACGACTATTTTTTTGTTGAATGGAAAAAAAGTGTTATATACCCGTAATGGGTTGTGGTTCGTAATAGGCATCATAATTGAATATGATATGGGTTCGGacacccgccgcaacgcgcgggcattcccactagtATCCTATTATTTGTCAATACAGCAATCAATATGATAAAGAATGATGAGTGttttaataaataataagtaaacGAGTATTCATTTTCTTTGTCCATTTTAATTGTTCTGATCACTTAAAGTAAAACAATACACCCTTTTTTCAAAAATAGTCAATAATTTTAAGTTTGACTTAACATTAAGAAGCTTTCTAGCAAGACTTTGGGGTCTGCTATAATACAATGCATATCTGACATGTACCGTACAACCCATCATTGATTTTTAGTGTAGACTTATTTTATGTGTAGACCTCTTTTATGGCACTTGATGTTCAATGTTATTGATGTGCTTGTATGGTACTTGATGTTCGATTTGATTGAATCTtgcttttattttgttttgaaatGTTCGAAGAAATGTCACAAAGAAGGGGTAGGATTAGTTGGAAGCAAGAGAGTGTTGACAAAACATTTCTTGAAGCATGTATTGTAGAAGTAACACTCCATGGCCGTGAAGGAAGCAGCCTTAAACAAAGCTCATGGAAGAATGTGGCGGAAAAGTTGAAAACCGAACACAATTTCATAGCGGATCAAAAACAAATGAAGAACCGCTATGATTATCTAAAATCAAAATTTGCTGCTTGGTCAAAGCTTAAGAACAAAACCGGCAACGTTTATAATCCTGTAACAAACACCTTTAACTTGTCAGAAGAAGAATGGCAACTAGAGATAAAGGTATTTAGTTTTTCTAAataatagttattattatatttcaATTATCTTATactattttatattatttttctaCACAGTCAAACAAATACGTAGAAGCTTTGAGAAGCGCGCCACTTTCTTTCCCCGAGCTTTGTGTTCAACTGTTTGAGGGATCTACTTCGAACGGCTTTGACAGTTGGGGGCCATCTTCTACACTTCCTCATCCTTCTGAGGAAGTGTTTGACCACAATTTAAATGGTATTGAGGATATCGAGTGCGGTCAAATGGAACCCCCAACTCAAGGTGCTACTGAGGAGGCATCCGGTCGGTCTAAAAAAAGGGAGAAATGAAAAGATAAGGCAACAATAGATGAAGTTGGGGACTGCTTTACTAAGGTGGCAAAGATCTTGATAGAGAAACACAATCTTTCtaatgatattgatgcatgcatGGAGAAGTTGGAGACAATGGGATGGGGAGAGTTAGATGTGAAATATCAAACAGCACTTTTGCTTTTTGGTGAAAGTGCGGATATTAGGAAAGTGTGGTTACGACTTCAGCCGCAAAGTTGTGAGCTATGGGTCAAGAATGCTGGAGCAAAGTATGGATTGATCGGATAGGGTTTTGTGGGTGTCATGTTATGGATGTTTTATGCATAGGGTTTTGTTGCACAAATTGTTATGGATGTTTTTTTAGATGATTCTGTGGATAATTGTTATGGATGTTTTTTTAGATGATTCTGTGGATATTATGCCAAGGATGTTTTTTGTTTAGATTGAATTTTGTGGATCTTATGTATCGATGGTTTTTAATATTTTGCTATGGATATTTTTTGATGTTATGATATGGATCTTTTGTTCATCTTGAATTTTGTTTAATGTTTATGACAGGTAGCCTATGGATCCTGACGATCAGATTATAGTTTTCATTCTCCTTTGTTGGTATTGGAAACGGTTAGactcaaaaagaaaaagaaatgaaaAGATAAGAGACCTGAATTCGGCATTGACCGGTCATGCATACACACAAGAATTGTTGCATGGATCTTCTACACAGTGTCATGAGTTGATGCGTCTTTCACGTGATGCATTTGTACTATTGTGCAAtcattttaaagaaaaaaattgGTTGAAAAGTAGTAGGTCAATAAGTTTTGAAGAAAAGTTGGCTATGTTTTTAACAGTCATAGGCCATAATGAACGTTTTCGAATGGTTAAACGAAGGTTTCAGCACTCAACAGAAACAATTCATAGATGTTTTCACGAGGTCCTAAATGCAATGATGAGTTTTGCAAGAGAAGTTATAAATCCAACATCTTCTAATGCAATCGCAAATACCTCAGAACGACATAGAAAGCTAAAACAAATATTCCCTGGAGCAATAGGTGCGCTAGATGGAACTCTTATACATGCAGTCGTGCCTGTTGATCAACAGACTCGTTATAGGGGAAGAGGAAAGGGTGAATGCTTTCAGAATGTCTTAGCAATTTGTGATTTTGATATGATATTCACGTTTGTATGGGCCGGATGGGAGGGGATTGCACATGATTCACGAGTTTTAAAAGAAGTAGCATTTAACCCGACTTCCGGGTTTTCCTTCCCCCCACCAGGTTTTTAATCattttaactttaattatttataaattACCTATTGTTTATGTAACAGTTTTGATACTGGTGTTTACAGATAAATATTATCTTTGTGATGCTGCATACACCAACACTCGTGGATTTATGACTCCCTACCGTAATACGAGATATTGGTTAGCCGATTTTCGACGACAACGTGCGTTAACTAAGGAAGAAAAATTCAATCATGCCCATGCACAACTCAGAAATGTTATTGAGCGCTCATATGGTGTTTTGAAGGCGAGATTCCCAATCCTAAAGCAAATGGCTCCCTTTTCTTTTCCAATCCAAAGGGACATAGTGATCGCCTGTTTCGCCATCCATAATTTTATAAGGAAATGCAATATTCGTGATCAATTATTTGTGGAGTATGGCGAGAACAGTGTGTTTTCTGAAATACAAGGTGGAGAAAATGTTGGGCAGTTCGTTCACGACATAGAATGGGGTTCACAAGACATCGAGTATATGACTACTTTGCGTAACCAAATAGCTAGTCAActaatttgaaatgtttaaaattaaAATTCTACGCAAATTATTAATTTCTAGTTGAATTTTAGTAtgtttttaagaattttgaagGATTTATATGTAATTTGGATTTTCTATAACGttatttgttttc comes from the Helianthus annuus cultivar XRQ/B chromosome 4, HanXRQr2.0-SUNRISE, whole genome shotgun sequence genome and includes:
- the LOC110936065 gene encoding uncharacterized protein LOC110936065; the encoded protein is MKNRYDYLKSKFAAWSKLKNKTGNVYNPVTNTFNLSEEEWQLEIKSNKYVEALRSAPLSFPELCVQLFEGSTSNGFDSWGPSSTLPHPSEEVFDHNLNGIEDIECGQMEPPTQGATEEASGRSKKREK
- the LOC110933159 gene encoding putative nuclease HARBI1, producing MSFAREVINPTSSNAIANTSERHRKLKQIFPGAIGALDGTLIHAVVPVDQQTRYRGRGKGECFQNVLAICDFDMIFTFVWAGWEGIAHDSRVLKEVAFNPTSGFSFPPPDKYYLCDAAYTNTRGFMTPYRNTRYWLADFRRQRALTKEEKFNHAHAQLRNVIERSYGVLKARFPILKQMAPFSFPIQRDIVIACFAIHNFIRKCNIRDQLFVEYGENSVFSEIQGGENVGQFVHDIEWGSQDIEYMTTLRNQIASQLI